A genome region from Rhinopithecus roxellana isolate Shanxi Qingling chromosome 10, ASM756505v1, whole genome shotgun sequence includes the following:
- the ZNF740 gene encoding zinc finger protein 740 isoform X2 — protein MKEASLLACEGLAGVSLVPTAASKKMMLSQIAGKQAENGERAGSPDVLRCSSQGHRKDSDKSRSRKDDDSLSEPSHSKKTVKKVVVVEQNGSFQVKIPKNFVCEHCFGAFRSSYHLKRHILIHTGEKPFECDICDMRFIQKYHLERHKRVHSGEKPYQCERCHQCFSRTDRLLRHKRMCQGCQSKTSDGQFSL, from the exons ATGAAGGAG GCAAGTCTCCTGGCTTGTGAAGGCCTAGCAGGTGTGAGTTTGGTTCCCACTGCAGCCAGCAAGAAGATGATGCTGAGCCAGATTGCCGGCAAGCAGGCCGAGAATGGCGAGCGGGCAGGTAGCCCTGATGTGCTGAGGTGCTCGAGTCAG GGTCACCGAAAAGACAGTGATAAGTCCCGGAGCCGCAAAGATGATGACAGCTTGTCTGAGCCCTCTCATTCAAAAAAGACTGTTAAAAAG GTGGTGGTAGTGGAACAAAATGGTTCTTTTCAAGTAAAGATTCCCAAAAATTTTGTTTGTGAACACTGCTTTGGAGCCTTTCGGAGCAGTTACCACCTAAAGAGGCACATCCTTATTCACACTG GTGAGAAGCCATTTGAGTGTGATATATGTGATATGCGTTTCATCCAGAAGTACCACCTGGAACGCCACAAGCGTGTGCACAGTGGTGAAAAGCCTTACCAGTGTGAACGGTGTCATCAG TGTTTTTCTCGGACAGATCGATTACTCAGACACAAACGGATGTGCCAAGGGTGCCAGTCCAAGACTTCCGACGGGCAATTTTCTCTATAG
- the ZNF740 gene encoding zinc finger protein 740 isoform X1 produces the protein MAQASLLACEGLAGVSLVPTAASKKMMLSQIAGKQAENGERAGSPDVLRCSSQGHRKDSDKSRSRKDDDSLSEPSHSKKTVKKVVVVEQNGSFQVKIPKNFVCEHCFGAFRSSYHLKRHILIHTGEKPFECDICDMRFIQKYHLERHKRVHSGEKPYQCERCHQCFSRTDRLLRHKRMCQGCQSKTSDGQFSL, from the exons ATGGCTCAG GCAAGTCTCCTGGCTTGTGAAGGCCTAGCAGGTGTGAGTTTGGTTCCCACTGCAGCCAGCAAGAAGATGATGCTGAGCCAGATTGCCGGCAAGCAGGCCGAGAATGGCGAGCGGGCAGGTAGCCCTGATGTGCTGAGGTGCTCGAGTCAG GGTCACCGAAAAGACAGTGATAAGTCCCGGAGCCGCAAAGATGATGACAGCTTGTCTGAGCCCTCTCATTCAAAAAAGACTGTTAAAAAG GTGGTGGTAGTGGAACAAAATGGTTCTTTTCAAGTAAAGATTCCCAAAAATTTTGTTTGTGAACACTGCTTTGGAGCCTTTCGGAGCAGTTACCACCTAAAGAGGCACATCCTTATTCACACTG GTGAGAAGCCATTTGAGTGTGATATATGTGATATGCGTTTCATCCAGAAGTACCACCTGGAACGCCACAAGCGTGTGCACAGTGGTGAAAAGCCTTACCAGTGTGAACGGTGTCATCAG TGTTTTTCTCGGACAGATCGATTACTCAGACACAAACGGATGTGCCAAGGGTGCCAGTCCAAGACTTCCGACGGGCAATTTTCTCTATAG
- the LOC115900039 gene encoding predicted GPI-anchored protein 58, whose product MGRPEKLALHRGGQTRVEESSRAIAGRSPARRVAHLAPASQPLYPLHQPGAEPESGEKRARCVLAPAFPPSEPSPGPGTRRDARAGGGVRARPFPSLPRRAPSLRHAPLLPSPPPSRAAPHGLRATEALPSVRTTLRSLGRAPTCQARPPAGSPAARRLPQAPAHPANAAAAAAPTGTEASLQTPTPARFPGSTSPSPSSSPPSCRIHFRARQLDERGQPQSGPSSIEH is encoded by the exons ATGGGCCGGCCCGAAAAGCTCGCACTTCACAGAGGTGGCCAGACTAGGGTGGAGGAAAGCTCAAGGGCCATCGCTGG GCGAAGCCCGGCGCGGCGTGTTGCCCACCTCGCTCCGGCCAGCCAGCCCCTGTACCCGCTGCACCAACCGGGAGCAGAGCCGGAGAGTGGCGAGAAGCGCGCGAGGTGCGTGCTCGCGCCCGCGTTCCCTCCGAGCGAGCCCTCTCCCGGGCCGGGGACGCGGCGGGACGCGCGGGCAGGGGGCGGTGTGCGCGCACggcctttcccctcccttccccggAGAGCCCCCTCCCTTCGCCACgcgcccctcctcccctcccctcccccttcccgcGCGGCGCCCCACGGCTTGCGAGCTACTGAAGCGCTGCCGTCTGTACGGACGACGCTGCGCTCTCTGGGGCGTGCTCCTACCTGCCAGGCGCGGCCTCCCGCTGGCTCCCCGGCCGCGCGGCgcctcccccaggccccagcaCACCCTGCCAACGCCGCAGCCGCGGCTGCCCCCACCGGGACCGAGGCAAGTTTACAAACACCAACCCCGGCCCGTTTCCCCGGAAgcacttccccctccccctcgTCCTCTCCGCCGAGCTGCCGCATCCACTTCCGGGCTCGGCAGCTAGACGAGCGGGGGCAGCCTCAGAGCGG GCCGTCCAGCATCGAACACTAG